A window of Cytobacillus sp. FSL H8-0458 genomic DNA:
CTTTTGGAACGAGTATATTGTCTACCCGCTTTCGCTGTTTATTATTAAGGTAGCGGAATTTGCAGGCGGCAGCTATGGACTATCGATCATTATTGTGACGATCATTATCCGTCTGGTGATCCTGCCATTAATGATTAAACAAACGAGAAGTTCTAAAGCAATGCAGGCGATTCAGCCAGAAATGCAGAAGCTTCGTGAAAAATACAGCTCGAAAGACCAGAAAACCCAGCAAAAGCTGCAGCAGGAAACAATGGCTTTATTCCAAAAGCACGGCGTTAACCCGCTTGCAGGATGTTTCCCGCTAGTGATTCAAATGCCGATCCTGATCGGTTTCTACCATGCGATTACGCGTACGCGCGAAATTGCAAACCATAATTTCCTTTGGTTTGACCTTGGTTCTCCGGATCCAATTTACTTATTGCCTTTAATTGCAGGTGTGACAACATTCATTCAGCAGAAAATGATGATGGCCGGCACTCAGCACACAGGGCAAATGGCTGCACAAATGAAAATGATGCTTTATCTAATGCCGATTATGATCGTTGTTTTTGCCATTAACTTCCCGGCAGCTCTTTCTTTATACTGGGTAGTGGGTAATATCTTCATGATCATTCAAACATATTTCATTAAAGGTCCGGACCTGAAAGCTGCAGCGGCCGGAAATGCAGGAGGAGCCAAAAAGTGAAACAAGTAACTGCTACAGGACAGACCGTCAAGGAAGCAGTAGAGTCAGCTTTAGCTCAATTAAACACAACAGAAGACCGCATAGAGATTACTATTGTTGATGAAGGTAAAAAAGGCGTTTTCGGGATTTTTGGATCCCGGCCGGCCGTGGTGAAAGCTGTGAAAAAGCCTGATCCGATTGAGGAAGCGGAAAAATTCCTCAAAGATGTCAGTGCAAAAATGGGCGTGCCCATCGAAATTGAAACATTACGGGAAGGAAAAAATGTTCAATTTATCTTATCCGGCGAAAAGATTGCTCTTTTAATCGGAAAAAGAGGGCAAACGCTCAATTCCCTCCAGTATTTGACACAGCTGGTCATCAACCGCTATGCCGAGCAGTACTTAAATGTGGTGGTCGATGCAGAGGATTACCGGAAAAGACGCCAGGATACCCTGATTCAACTGGCTGAAAGGCTTGCTCAAAAAGCTTTGAAGACGGGAAAAGAAATTGCGCTGGAGCCAATGCCTTCCTATGAACGCAAAGTGATCCATACCGCTCTCGTAAATAATAAACGAATCAAAACCTATTCAGATGGCAATGACCCGCACCGCCATATCGTCATTGCACCAGCCAGAACCAGATAACCGGAAAAGCGGAAGCGCCAGTTATCCTGTTCAAATCAAAATCCCAATCCATTCCGGATTGGGATTTTTTTGTCGTTCTTTGTCAATGCCCTGCAAATTATTAAATCTCGGCTGGTTTTATTGTTATTCACATGTGGATAAGTTAAAATAGAGCATATTAATTATGAGACGTGTGGATAAATTTTTCGCTGGCTGATGCAAATTCGGATGTTGATAAGTTTCTTGCTGAACTGATGGACAAGCCGGAAATGCGGGCTGATATGCTTTTCTAAAAAAAAGCCATGTGATATTCTATTAATTTGGGGAATCGATAATATTATTCATTTTTTATATAGATCGATGAAGTAGGAAAAGAGAGGTGAATGAATTGGAATTCGATACAATCGCTGCGATATCCACTCCAATGGGAGAAGGAGCCATTGCCATTGTCCGCCTGAGCGGGGATCAGGCATTTGACATTGCGGACACTCTGTTCAGAGGAGTAGGAGGCAAGCGCCTGAAAAATGTGGCGTCCCATACCATTCATTATGGGCATATTGTTGATCCGAAAACCGAACAGATTGCTGAAGAAGTAATGGTTTCAGCCATGAAGGGACCAAAAACTTTTACGAAGGAAGATGTCATCGAAATCAACTGCCATGGCGGACTGGTTTCCGTGAATCGCGTGCTGCAGCTTTTGCTGAATAATGGTGCACGGCTGGCAGAGCCGGGTGAATTTACAAAGCGTGCTTTCTTGAACGGACGGATTGATTTATCACAGGCAGAAGCGGTCATGGATCTGATTCGCGCCAAGACGGACCGGGCTATGAACGTGGCACTTGGCCAGATGGAAGGAAGGCTGTCAAAGCTTATTCAGAAGCTTCGGCAGGAAATTTTGGAGATCCTGGCTCACGTGGAAGTTAATATTGACTATCCGGAATACGATGATGTCGAGGAAATGACCCATCATATGCTGATGGAGAAGGCTTCCTATGTAAAAAAAGAAATCGAAAAGCTCCTTCAAACCTCACAGCAGGGGAAAATACTGCGTGAAGGACTTTCCACGGTTATCGTCGGACGGCCAAACGTTGGGAAATCATCCTTATTGAATAGCCTTGTTCACGAAAATAAGGCGATTGTGACTGATATACCGGGCACCACCCGTGATGTTATTGAAGAATATGTGAATGTCAGAGGAGTGCCGCTCCGTCTGGTGGATACAGCCGGCATTCGCGAAACGGAAGATATCGTAGAACGGATCGGTGTCGAAAAATCGAGGCAGGTATTAAAGGAAGCAGATTTAATTTTGCTCGTGCTCAATTACTCGGATGAATTGACGTGTGAGGACGAAAATATATTTAAAGCGGTCGAAGGCATGGATGTTATTGTGATTGTCAATAAAACCGACCTTGATCAAAAAATCGACATGAATCGTGTCCGTGAGCTTTCGAAGCATCATAAACTGGTTACAACCTCTTTATTAGAGGACCAGGGAGTCGACGATCTTGAGGAAGCCATTGCCTCTTTATTCTTTGCAGGCTCCATCGAAGCCGGGGATATGACGTATGTATCCAATACCCGCCATATTGCCTTATTGAATCAGGCGCAAAATGCCATTGAAGAAGCGATGCAGGGTGTTGAGATGGGAACCCCGATTGATATTGTGCAGATTGATTTGACCAGAACATGGGAGCTGCTTGGTGAAATTATTGGCGACAGCGTCCATGAAAGCCTGATCGACCAGTTATTCTCGCAGTTCTGTTTAGGAAAATAGATGATTTAAGCAGGCTGTGTCAGCTGACGCAGCGGAAATAGATTTTTTAACTTTTGCAATCGGCCGGTTCAGCCTCTGTTGAGCCTTGGTCTGTGCTTGCCTGATTGCAGCAAAGGAGGCCGCATCATGACATATGAAGCTGGCAGTTATGATGTCATTGTAGTCGGAGCCGGACACGCGGGTGTGGAAGCAGGCCTTGCTTCGGCCCGCCTCGGCGCAAAGACACTAATGATTACAATCAACCTGGATATGGTAGCCTTTATGCCATGCAACCCTTCAGTCGGGGGACCTGCAAAAGGAATCGTCGTAAGGGAAATCGATGCCCTTGGCGGAGAAATGGGCAAGAATATTGATAAAACCCATATTCAGATGCGTATGCTGAACACAGGAAAAGGCCCTGCCGTACGTGCATTAAGAGCACAGGCCGATAAGTTCACATATCAGCATGAAATGAAAAAAACACTGGAAAATGAACGGAACCTGACGCTTATTCAGGGGATGGTTGAACGTCTGATTGTCGAACATGGAGAATGCAGGGGCGTCGTCACCCAGACAGGTGCCGTGTATCATTCAAAAGCGGTCGTCATTACGACCGGAACCTTCTTAAGAGGGGAAATCATCCTTGGTGAACTGAAGTACTCAAGCGGCCCTAATAACCAGCAGCCATCCATTAAGCTTTCAGAGCATCTGCAGGAGCTGGGCTTTGATCTGGTCCGTTTTAAAACTGGAACGCCGCCGCGCGTCAACAGTCATACCATTGATTACAGCAAAACGGAAATCCAGCCTGGTGATGATGTGCCAAGAGCTTTTTCCTATGAAACGACCAAGTATATTACAGACCAGCTCCCATGCTGGCTGACGTATACCAATGAAGAAACGCATACATTGATCGACAATAATCTTCATCGCTCGCCAATGTACTCCGGCATGATCAAAGGAACTGGTCCTCGCTATTGCCCGTCAATTGAAGATAAGGTTGTCCGTTTTAACGATAAACCGCGCCATCAGATCTTCCTGGAGCCAGAAGGCCGCAATACTCAGGAAGTATACGTGCAGGGGCTTTCAACAAGCTTGCCTGAGGATGTGCAGCAGCAGATTCTCAGAACTATACCTGGACTTGAAAAGGTGCAGATGATGCGTGCCGGCTATGCGATTGAATATGATTCCATCGTCCCAACGCAATTATGGCCGACATTGGAAACCAAAAAGGTGAAAAATCTCTACACGGCCGGCCAGATCAACGGGACATCCGGCTATGAAGAAGCTGCCGGACAAGGATTAATGGCAGGCATGAATGCGGGATTGAAATCGCTGGATAAGGAAGAGGTTATTTTAAGCCGTTCAGATGCTTATATTGGCGTCCTGATTGATGACCTTGTAACCAAAGGAACGAACGAGCCTTACCGTCTATTGACTTCAAGAGCGGAATACCGTCTGCTGCTTCGCCATGATAATGCAGACCTGCGTTTAACAGAACTTGGCCGCAAAGTCGGTCTGATCAGTGAAGAACGCTATGAAAAATTCCAGCTGAAAAAGCAGGCAATTGAAGACGAGAAAGCACGTCTGCAAGGCATCATCATTAAGCCAACGTCTGACGTGCAGGAGCTGATCAAAAGCCAGGGCGGAAGCGAGCTGAAAGACGGCATCCGCGCCTCAGATCTGCTGAAGCGTCCGGAAATGACATATGAGCACATCAAACAGCTTGCTCAGGCTGAAACTGCGCTTGACCCAGATGTAACCGAGCAGGTGGAAATCCAGATCAAGTATGAGGGCTATATTGAAAAGTCCCTTCAGCAGGTAGAGCGCCTGAAGAAGATGGAAAACAAGAAGATCCCTGAAAACATTGATTATGATGATATTAACGGACTGGCTTCCGAAGCAAGACAAAAGCTGAAGGAAGTAAGGCCACTGTCTCTCGCACAGGCTTCGCGAATTTCCGGAGTTAATCCTGCAGATATCTCCATTTTGCTTGTTTATTTAGAGCAGGGGAGAATTGCACGAGTTTCAGCTGAGTAAAGAGGAAAATCCGATTATGTCTGAGAACGGAAAGGATTACTAAATGAATACCGAACAATTTACTGAAATGCTGGCGGCGAAGGGGATTGCCCTTTCGCCACAGCAATTGCAGCAATACGACACCTACTATTCCACGCTGGTGGAATGGAATGAAAAAATGAATTTAACAGCCATTACGGAAAAGGAAGATGTGTATTTAAAGCACTTCTATGACTCCATAAGCGCAGCTTTTTACTTTGATTTCAGCCAGCCGCTAAAGGTCTGTGATGTCGGTGCGGGGGCAGGCTTCCCTAGCATACCGATTAAAATTGCTTTTCCGGGTTTACATATTACGATCGTTGACTCACTTAATAAACGCATCGGTTTTCTGGAGCATCTGGCGAAGAAGCTGGAGCTTGAGAATGTCCGCTTTATCCATGACCGTGCGGAAACCTTTGGCCAGAACAAGGAATACCGTGAGTCTTTTGATGTTGTGACAGCAAGAGCTGTTGCCAGATTATCCGTTTTAAGCGAGCTGTGTTTGCCGCTGGCTAAAACAGGAGGCACATTTGTGGCCATGAAGGGCGCCAGTGCAAAGGAAGAACTGGATGCCGGCAAAAAGGCCGTCTCGGTTATGGGCGGAAAACTCGTGGATTCACACACGTTCATCCTCCCTGAGGAAGAAAGTGAGCGCAACATTTTAATCATTAAAAAAGAAAAGAGCACTCCTAAAAAGTACCCGCGGAAGCCGGGGACACCCAATAAAACACCAATTGAATAGGGTGCGCAATTTGCCATTGTATGACATAATGGTGTAAACGTTTCGATTTTTCCAGATATTTATCGCAGTCTAACGGGCAGTAAGACTCTCCTTTGTGAGAAACAGTGGAATCGAAGCAAGATTAGCGGGAGTCCAACTGCCCGTAAAGGCCCGATAAGAAGAACAAAGACTAAAAACGCCACATCCTGTGGCAACGTCTTTGTGACCCACTTCCTGTGGGCCTCAACTAACAATCAGTGGGGGATAATGCCTCCACTGATTGAAGTTTCACTTTATATTGCTGATATCCGGCAGGATTTGTCATGATGATAGAGAATATGTTATAGGGAGTTTCGTAAAGGTGGTGCAGGGTGATGAAGCATTCTTTCTCACGCTTTTTTGGCCTAGGCGAAAAGGGAGAACAAGTTACAGCGGAAAAACCAGCAGAAGAACAGCTGGATGTTGAAGACTTAAGCGACAGAGAAGAAGTTAAGAAAATTCCTATTGATCAAATCGTCCCCAACCGTTTCCAGCCAAGAACGGTATTTGATGATGAAAAAATAGAAGAGCTTTCCCGGACAATCCATACACATGGAATCATCCAGCCGATCGTCGTACGGGAATTTGAGGATGGCCAGTTTGAAATCATAGCCGGTGAGCGCAGATACCGGGCCATGAAAAAACTGGGCTGGGAAGAAGCTCCTGCTATTATCAAAAATCTTAGCGATACCGAAACGGCTTCAGTAGCTTTAATTGAAAACCTTCAAAGGGAAGAATTATCACCGATTGAAGAAGCTGTTGCCTACGGAAAACTTTTAGAGCTGCATAGCCTGACACAGGAGGCATTGGCACAGCGCCTTGGAAAAGGCCAGTCAACCGTTGCCAACAAGCTTCGGCTGCTTAAACTGCCGCAGCCTGTCCAGGATGCATTGTTAAACAAATCAATCACAGAGCGGCATGCCCGTTCGCTCATCCCGCTGAAAGACCCGGAGAAGCAGGTCGCCCTGCTGCAGGAGATTGTGGAAAAGAATTTGAATGTAAAGCAGACAGAAGACCGGGTTGTCAAAATTCTCGAACAGAAAAATCCAAAGCCGAAGCCGAAACGAAAGGCCTTCAGCAAAGATATGAGAATTGCGGTCAACACGATCAGGCAATCTCTATCCATGGTTTCTGACAGCGGCATTAATCTTGATTCGGAAGAAGAAGAATTTGATGAGTTTTATCAAATCACAATCAAGATTCCTAAAAAGAAATAATTTTTTTACGCGAAAAATAAAGCGGGGGCTCCCTGTTTTATCTTTCGCGTTTTTTTTGAAGGACGATAAAAAGACTATTAGAATCTTCTTATTTTTTACAAAAAAATTATTCTGCCCTGTTTTTCGTGATAAAATAGACTACGTGATTTAACGATACGAATGAATTCGCAGATAGATAGATTGGAATATTGATACATGAAAGCAGGTGACACTGTGGGCAAGATTATAGCCGTTGCGAACCAGAAAGGCGGAGTCGGCAAAACGACCTCTTCCGTCAATCTTGGCGCATGCCTGGCATACATAGGCAAGAAAGTGCTGCTGGTCGACATTGATCCGCAGGGCAATGCCACAAGCGGAATCGGCATTGAAAAAGCGGATGTCGATCATTGCATTTATGACGTCCTCGTGGATGATGTGGAAGCATCAAAGGTCATTAAACCCACTTCGGTAGAGAACTTATACGCCATTCCGGCAACCATTCAGCTGGCAGGCGCAGAAATTGAACTGGTGCCGACGATCTCACGGGAAGTCAGATTAAAGAGGGCTCTTGAGGAAGTAAAAGCAAACTTTGATTATGTGATTATCGACTGTCCTCCTTCCCTCGGATTACTGACGATAAATTCGCTGACCGCTTCGGATGCCGTAATCATACCCGTGCAGTGCGAGTACTATGCACTGGAAGGGCTGAGCCAGCTTCTGAACACGGTCCGCCTTGTGCAGAAGCATCTGAACCATGATTTGAAAATCGAAGGCGTTCTGCTGACCATGCTTGATGCCCGTACAAATCTTGGCATTCAGGTCATTGAAGAAGTGAAAAAGTATTTTCAGGATAAAGTCTATAAAACAATCATCCCCCGCAATGTGCGGCTGGGAGAGGCTCCGAGCCATGGAGAACCTATTATTACTTATGATCCGAAGTCACGCGGAGCTGAAGTATATTTAGAACTGGCAAAGGAAGTGGTTTCAAATGGCTAAAGGTTTAGGAAAAGGTCTGAATGCTTTTTTCAATAATGCTGAAACCGAAAGTGAAGAAACCGTACAGGAAGTAAAAATAAAGGACATTCGTCCAAACCCTTATCAGCCGCGCAAGGTATTTGAAAAGGAAGCCATCGAGGAGCTGAAGCAATCCATCCTTGAACATGGAATTCTGCAGCCGATCATCGTCCGTAAAAGCATCAAGGGCTATGAAATTGTAGTCGGGGAGCGCCGCTACCGGGCAGCAAAAGAAGCAAGCTTGGAGAAAGTTCCTGTGGTTGTAAGAGAACTGACTGAACAGCAGATGATGGAGCTCGCTGTTCTTGAGAATCTTCAGCGTGAAGACTTAACGCCGATTGAAGAAGCGGCTGCATACCAGCTGCTGATGGAGAAGCTTAAGGTGACACAAGAGGAATTGGCCAAGCGCCTGGGAAAAAGCCGGCCGCATATTGCCAACCATATTCGCCTGCTATCCCTTCCTCCGAAAATTCAAGGACTGATTTCAGACGGCAAAATTTCCATGGGACACGGAAGAGCGCTATTAGGGCTTCGAAAAAAAGAGAAACTTCAGGCGCTCGTTGAAAAAACAGTTAAAGACGGCTTAAATGTCCGTCAGCTTGAACAGCTGATTCAGCAGCTGAACGATGTTTCACGTGAAACGAAAAAGCCTGCAGTTCAAAGAGATATCTTTATTAAGGAACGCGAATCCTCCCTCCGGGAACGATTCGGAACGACCGTCCATATTAAACAGTCCAAAAACAAAGGAAAAATTGAAATTGAATTTTTCTCAAAAGAAGATTTGGAACGTATTATGGAGCTTTTAGAAACACATCAGTAAGCCATCTTTATGATGGTTTATTTTTTTACAGGACTTTATAAAAAAAGATTGTAGGCTCAAACTTTTCGTGGTAATTTTAATAGAAAATAATTCGCATTGCGAAATAATAAGGTGAAGAGGATGTTTCTGCTAGGTACACTTGTGAATGGATTATTGATTATTATTGGAACACTGCTGGGGAAATTGCTCCATCGCATTCCCGAAAACATGAAGGGCACTGTCATGCATGCGATTGGCCTTGCGGTCATGGTGCTCGGCCTGCAAATGGGCTTTAAAAGCGAGAATTTCCTCGTGGTGATTTTGAGCCTTGTGTTCGGAACGGTGATGGGAGAGTACTTTGCTCTCGAAGATAAACTCAACAAGCTTGGCGATTGGCTTGAAAGCAAAATTGGCTCGAAAGGACAGGGCAGCATTTCGCAGGGCTTCGTAACGGCTACGCTCATCTTTGTCATCGGCGCTATGGCCATCATCGGAGCGCTTGACAGCGGCATCCGGGGCGATCACTCGGTGCTTTATACCAAATCAATTATTGACGGCTTCACCTCCCTCATCTTAACGACTACATTAGGGATTGGTGTGCTCTTTTCTGCTTTTCCGGTGATGCTGTATGAAGGACTCATTGCCCTTTTTGCCACCCAAATCGACCGGTTTGTCCCCCAGCTTCTGATGGACAGCTTTATCAAGGAAATGACCGCAACAGGCGGAATTATGATCTTTGCAATTGGGCTGAATTTGACAGGCATTACGAAAATTCGCGTGGCGAACCTGCTTCCGGGAATTTTGGTTACGGGAGTTATCGTATCGGTTGTTTATTTTTATGGGATTTACTTTTAGGTGAAGTGATGTGCATCGCTGGGACGAAGGATGGCGTGCTTGCGGTGCATGATTTTTCAGCGCACAAACCTATTAAATTTGACGCGAAAACCATCTGAAACAGCCCAATCTCCCTTCCCTTCTCCACTCAAAAAAAAACCGCAGGCTCCCTGCGGCTTTCCTATTCATTAAGGCGTTTGTTCACGGTTCAGTTCCCACTTAAATGCAGGCCACGCCGGCGCTGTCTGGTGGGACAGGCTGGCTTCATAGATGCCGCTTGCGATGGTTTTCGCCATTTTCAGGACGAGATTGAGCCTTGTGTTCTGTAGGACAAAGAATTCCATGAACCCGCTGACGTTGACGATGCCGGTGATGTGCATGTCCCCTACTTCCGGCAGATCTTTATTGACTCCGGCGCCCGGCTTGACTGGTCCCTCTCCAATTTGGATGACTCCGACACTTTTCAGGCGGCCCAGGCAGGCGTCGATACCGATAATAAAGGGATTAAAATGCTTCTTTTTGATTTCGTTCAGTTTTTCTTCCAGGTTAACGGCATGGATCGGGTCCTCCAATGTTCCGTATACATGGAAAGATGACATGGATTTTTCCTCAAGGAGTGTGCCGACCAGCGGACCTAATGAATCGCCTGTTGAGCGGTCTGTGCCAATGCAGACAAAAACGATGGGACGGCAGCCGATGCCCGCAGGCAGAATATTCTTCAGTTCAGCAGCCAATTTTTCTGCAGAGTTTGTTTCTTCATGCGAGATTCTGGCAGAAGCCCCGCCTTTTTTGTCAAACAAGTTTGGTTTGAAGTTCATATAGGTCCACTCCCTCTTTAATCCTTGCCATGCCCGAAAAACAAGTATTTATACGTTTTTAACAGTATACGGAATTTTTGTGTAATCTATACATACCTGTATTATTTAATCGTTAAACAATCGGGTTTTTAACTGTTAAGCCATGAGAAAAATTGATAAAATAATTTTGTTTAAAAGGGAATTCGCATAGGAAAGCAAGATGCAGTATAATTTCTTACAGGTTAAAGAAGGAGCTTGCTCTTATCTTATAAATTTCCATAAAAAAGCAGGTGAAACCATGAGTCCTCTTGAAAAACTTATCAAAAGTGTGCTGGAAGCGCTTTTTGATGAAGATACTTGGGCAGCAATCGGAACTGGTTTGATTAAGATTGTGGCCATACTTTTCATAACAAGCATTCTTATTAAAGTAGGAAAGCTTGCAATACGGAATATATTCAAAGTAAGGGCTCCAGCAAAACTGCGGATCTCAGAACGCAGAGAAGCTACTTTGCTGAAGTTGACGGAGAATATACTCACCTATTTTGTATTCTTTTTCGCGTCAGTCATGATCTTAGCTGAGTTGAACATTGATGTAAAAGCTCTTTTGGCAGGTGCCGGAATCGTCGGATTGGCTGTTGGGTTTGGGGCACAGAGCCTTGTGAAGGACATTATCACTGGATTTTTTATCATTTTTGAAGATCAGTTTTCGGTTGGGGATTATATCCGGATTGATCAATTTGAAGGAACGGTAGAAGAAATCGGGCTTCGGACAACAAAGATTAAAAACTGGACAGGTGAAGTTCATATCCTTCCGAATGGAAGCATTATGCAGGTAACGAATTTTTCATTAAATAATAGTGTGGCATTTGTGGATGTCAGCATTGCGTATGAAGGCGATATTGTGAAGGTTGAACAGGTCCTTCAGGAATTGTTCGAAAAGCTCCCGGAAAAATATGAGGATATGGTCAAGCCGCCGGAAATTCTGGGCATCCAAAATATGGCGGCAGCTGATGTGATGCTGCGTGTAGTTTCAGAGACACTGCCAATGAGGCACTTTTATATTGCGCGCCAGCTGCGGAAGGAAATTAAGCTTTGTTTAGATGAGCATGGCATTGAAATACCATTCCCGCGCCTTGTGATGTACACACGGAATGAACAGGATAACCCAAAACTGAATGCGGAGGGATAAACATGGAACAAAAAGAATTTGATTTACATGATGTAGTGGAAATGAAAAAGCCTCACCCATGCGGGGCCAACAAATGGAAAATCATCCGGATGGGAGCAGATATCCGCATTAAGTGCGAAGGCTGCGGACACAGTGTAATGATTCCAAGAAGGGAATTTGCCCGCAAAATGAAGAAAATTCTTGTTAAGCATGATGAATAAGAGACAAACTGCAGGGAGATGAGGTTGGTGGCACAATCATTCAAGTCAGCCTGTCCCCTAAACTGCTGGGACAGCTGCGGCTTTCATGTAACAGTGGAAGACGGTAAGGTGACAAAGGTAGATGGTGATCCGGACCATCCGATAACAAAGGGAAAAATTTGCGGCCGCGGCAGAATGCTTGAAAGCAGAACCAATTCTCCGGAGCGCCTGCTTCATCCCCTGAAAAAGGTAAATGGAGAATTTGTGCCAATTTCCTGGGAGCAGGCTTTGCACGATATT
This region includes:
- a CDS encoding mechanosensitive ion channel family protein, whose protein sequence is MSPLEKLIKSVLEALFDEDTWAAIGTGLIKIVAILFITSILIKVGKLAIRNIFKVRAPAKLRISERREATLLKLTENILTYFVFFFASVMILAELNIDVKALLAGAGIVGLAVGFGAQSLVKDIITGFFIIFEDQFSVGDYIRIDQFEGTVEEIGLRTTKIKNWTGEVHILPNGSIMQVTNFSLNNSVAFVDVSIAYEGDIVKVEQVLQELFEKLPEKYEDMVKPPEILGIQNMAAADVMLRVVSETLPMRHFYIARQLRKEIKLCLDEHGIEIPFPRLVMYTRNEQDNPKLNAEG
- a CDS encoding DUF951 domain-containing protein; amino-acid sequence: MEQKEFDLHDVVEMKKPHPCGANKWKIIRMGADIRIKCEGCGHSVMIPRREFARKMKKILVKHDE